A single Tenacibaculum sp. 190524A02b DNA region contains:
- a CDS encoding VWA domain-containing protein: protein MFNNFEFHSPEFLWLLLIIPLLAIWSFLTRKKDNAHLKIGSIKGFTIKKSLLSKLKPLLYVLRLLAIAAIIMGLARPRNVSISKKTKTNRGIDIVMAIDVSASMLAKDLKPNRLEALKRVATDFINRRPNDRIGIVVYAGESFTQTPITSDKSIVKRTISEIKWGQLEGGTAIGMGLGSAVNRLKESKAKSKVIILLTDGVNNTGFVDPKTATELAKGNNIKVYTIGIGTNGMAPFPWTKDPRTGKISFRNQQVEIDETLLKHIAKETEGKYFRATNNTKLKAIYNEIDKLEKTKIEEFKYYNYTEKYRFWVFIAGILLLLEFVLKNTIFKSFI from the coding sequence ATGTTCAATAATTTTGAATTTCATAGTCCAGAATTTTTATGGCTTCTATTGATTATTCCTTTATTAGCTATATGGAGTTTTTTAACTCGTAAAAAAGATAACGCTCATTTAAAAATAGGGAGTATTAAAGGCTTCACTATAAAAAAATCACTTTTATCTAAGCTCAAACCGCTATTATATGTACTAAGGCTTCTAGCCATAGCTGCTATAATAATGGGATTAGCTAGACCTAGAAATGTTTCTATTAGTAAAAAAACTAAAACTAACAGAGGTATTGATATTGTAATGGCAATTGATGTTTCTGCAAGTATGTTGGCAAAAGATTTAAAACCTAATAGGCTTGAAGCACTTAAAAGAGTGGCTACTGATTTTATAAACAGAAGACCTAATGATAGAATTGGAATTGTAGTTTACGCTGGTGAAAGTTTTACACAAACTCCAATAACAAGTGATAAATCAATTGTTAAAAGAACTATATCTGAAATTAAATGGGGACAACTTGAAGGAGGTACTGCTATTGGAATGGGATTAGGTTCAGCTGTAAATAGATTAAAAGAAAGTAAGGCAAAAAGTAAAGTCATTATTTTACTGACCGACGGTGTAAACAATACTGGATTTGTTGATCCTAAAACTGCTACAGAATTAGCTAAAGGAAACAATATTAAAGTATACACTATTGGGATTGGAACAAATGGAATGGCACCTTTTCCATGGACAAAAGATCCAAGAACTGGTAAGATTTCATTTAGAAACCAACAAGTTGAAATTGATGAAACTTTGCTAAAACATATAGCCAAAGAAACTGAAGGAAAATACTTTAGGGCAACTAACAACACAAAGCTAAAAGCTATTTATAACGAAATAGACAAACTTGAAAAAACCAAAATAGAAGAATTCAAGTATTATAATTACACTGAAAAATATCGTTTTTGGGTATTCATTGCTGGTATATTATTACTATTAGAATTTGTTTTAAAGAACACTATATTTAAAAGCTTTATATAA
- a CDS encoding DUF58 domain-containing protein, whose amino-acid sequence MDTKELLKKVRKIEIKTRRLSNHIFGGEYHSTFKGRGMTFSEVRQYQYGDDIRAIDWNVTARYNEPYVKVFEEERELTMMLVVDISGSEFFGTSQQFKKDTITEIAATLAFSAIQNNDKVGLILFSENVELFIPPKKGKSHVLRIIRELIEFDPKSKKTNINEALKFLSNVMKKKAIVFVLSDFMDDDYERTLKIVGNKHDVTGIRVYDKHDEKIPNLGMVSMVDAETGEVHFVNTSSSSIRNQYKLNAHRLADYFKNTFRKSGAGVINTRVDESYVKKLLGYFKQKG is encoded by the coding sequence ATGGACACTAAGGAGTTACTTAAAAAAGTTCGTAAAATAGAAATAAAGACACGTAGGTTGTCTAATCATATTTTTGGAGGAGAATACCATTCCACTTTTAAAGGGCGTGGTATGACATTCTCTGAAGTAAGACAGTATCAATACGGTGATGACATTAGAGCTATTGACTGGAATGTTACTGCTAGATACAATGAACCCTACGTAAAAGTTTTTGAGGAAGAACGCGAATTAACCATGATGTTAGTTGTGGATATTTCTGGTTCTGAATTTTTTGGAACTTCCCAGCAATTTAAAAAAGATACCATTACAGAAATAGCAGCTACACTAGCTTTTTCTGCCATCCAAAATAACGATAAAGTTGGTCTAATTCTTTTCTCTGAAAATGTAGAATTATTTATTCCTCCCAAAAAAGGAAAAAGTCATGTTCTACGTATTATTAGAGAATTGATTGAGTTTGATCCAAAAAGTAAGAAAACAAACATTAACGAAGCGCTTAAGTTCTTATCAAATGTTATGAAGAAAAAAGCTATTGTGTTTGTCCTTTCTGATTTTATGGATGATGATTATGAACGTACACTTAAAATTGTTGGTAATAAACATGATGTTACAGGGATTAGAGTGTATGATAAACATGATGAAAAAATTCCTAACTTAGGAATGGTATCTATGGTTGATGCTGAAACTGGTGAGGTACATTTTGTAAATACAAGCTCCTCTTCTATTAGAAACCAATACAAACTTAATGCTCACCGTTTAGCGGATTACTTTAAAAATACGTTTAGAAAAAGTGGTGCTGGAGTTATCAATACTCGTGTTGATGAAAGCTATGTAAAAAAGCTTTTAGGATATTTCAAACAAAAAGGATAA
- a CDS encoding MoxR family ATPase, with amino-acid sequence MDVDVRAINEKIEQESAFVDLLTTEMNKVIVGQKHMIERLLIGLLGNGHILLEGVPGLAKTLAINTLSKAVQGSFSRVQFTPDLLPADVVGTMIYNVKENDFSIKKGPIFANFVLADEINRAPAKVQSALLEAMQERQITIGDETFKLDEPFLVMATQNPVEQEGTYPLPEAQVDRFMLKTVIDYPKLQDEQLILRQNLNGSFEKVNPVVSINQIIKAREVVGEVYMDEKIEKYILDIIFATRYPEKYNLAKIQPLISFGSSPRGSIALAKAAKCYAFIKRRGYVIPEDVRAVVYDVLRHRIGITYEAEAENISSIDIINTIINEVQVP; translated from the coding sequence ATGGATGTAGATGTAAGAGCTATTAATGAAAAAATTGAGCAGGAAAGTGCTTTTGTAGATTTACTGACCACCGAAATGAACAAGGTAATTGTTGGTCAAAAACATATGATAGAACGCTTACTTATTGGACTTTTGGGAAATGGTCACATCTTATTAGAAGGTGTTCCTGGTTTAGCAAAAACACTTGCTATTAATACGCTTTCTAAAGCCGTTCAAGGTAGCTTTAGTCGTGTTCAGTTCACACCAGATTTATTACCTGCTGATGTTGTAGGTACTATGATTTATAATGTGAAGGAAAATGATTTTTCTATTAAAAAAGGACCCATTTTTGCTAATTTCGTATTAGCTGATGAGATTAACAGAGCTCCTGCAAAAGTTCAATCTGCTTTATTAGAAGCCATGCAGGAACGTCAAATAACTATAGGAGATGAAACCTTTAAACTGGACGAACCTTTTTTAGTGATGGCTACCCAAAATCCAGTTGAGCAAGAAGGAACTTACCCTTTACCTGAAGCACAAGTGGATCGTTTTATGTTAAAAACAGTCATTGACTATCCTAAACTACAAGATGAGCAATTAATTTTACGTCAAAACTTAAATGGTAGTTTTGAAAAAGTAAACCCGGTTGTTTCTATCAACCAAATTATCAAAGCCCGTGAAGTTGTTGGGGAAGTTTACATGGATGAAAAAATTGAAAAGTATATACTAGATATTATTTTTGCTACACGTTATCCAGAAAAATACAACTTAGCCAAAATACAACCTCTAATAAGTTTTGGTTCTTCTCCTCGTGGAAGTATTGCTTTAGCTAAAGCAGCAAAATGTTATGCTTTCATAAAAAGAAGAGGCTATGTTATTCCAGAAGATGTTAGAGCTGTAGTTTATGATGTATTAAGACATCGTATTGGAATCACATATGAAGCTGAAGCTGAAAATATTTCATCAATAGATATTATAAATACAATAATTAACGAAGTTCAAGTCCCCTAA
- a CDS encoding TonB-dependent receptor — MRLVTRLLVVFTMLLFYPVMGQVITGKVTDENGRGVPFINVIEKGTTNGVSTSDDGDFSINVKKLPATLVFSSIGFKTVERTVNATSGITIVIEEDSGILDEVVLTGNRAKPRTILDSAVPIDNVGVRELQATGQTNIDQMLTYTVPSYNSTNQTISDATAHFDPADLRGLGPSRTLVLINGKRKNQSALVYVNDTPGKGEVGTDMKSIPTAAIERVEILRDGASAQYGSDAVAGVVNIILKKDVDFTQVNLNSGVTSRGDGFNADVDVNHTVSFDNGGFINATIGAAYQDYTNRAGEPGRDDLFGVNNQWTKENPTLGMIVGQPEMKKGDLYFNGEYPLNDNTKLYAFGGGNIRQGKSFALYRTPYWITDDFGLLTPSGQTYNGFQPTFETDIMDLNFTAGGKFKLGDLNADLSATYGGNSVDYTIGNTINPSLGANSPTSFDAGAYDFSNIIGNLDVNGTFGQVSVGAGIEARQERFKVTAGQEESYVNGGAQSFPGLQPSNALNETRTNIGAYGTLDWDISEATLIGGAIRYENYSDFGDNFSWKVNARQKIGEAGVLRASYSTGFRAPSLHQVYLSNVQTLISNNTISNQGTFNNISPVIRGLGVAPLFAETSKNISAGITVKASSNFSISLDYYNVRVDDRVLFTGEITGVDDNGNPNAAVQQVLDDNSVTSIKFFVNAVNTITQGLDYTMRLKNLDFASGKLGFNAALNVNRTEIEGQVKTPESLANYKNKIFNRKEQSRIISARPNMKFLFGANYKIGDLTANINNTYFGEVTWLHASDPNKDQTFTGKIVTDLSIGYEFSDTISFRAQVNNLFDVFPDEIETLGDPVTDLGGRFRYPWEVNQFGFNGMSFKGGLTFKFK, encoded by the coding sequence ATGAGATTAGTAACCAGACTATTAGTTGTCTTTACTATGCTATTATTTTATCCAGTTATGGGGCAAGTAATAACAGGGAAGGTAACAGATGAAAACGGACGAGGTGTTCCTTTTATCAATGTAATTGAAAAGGGAACAACAAATGGGGTTAGCACTTCAGATGATGGAGATTTTTCCATAAATGTTAAAAAGCTACCAGCAACATTAGTTTTTTCTTCCATAGGTTTTAAAACGGTGGAAAGAACTGTTAATGCTACTTCAGGTATTACTATAGTAATAGAAGAAGATAGTGGAATATTAGATGAGGTAGTGTTAACAGGAAACAGAGCTAAACCGAGAACAATTTTAGATTCGGCAGTTCCTATTGATAATGTAGGAGTAAGAGAACTTCAAGCAACTGGTCAAACAAATATTGATCAAATGCTTACATATACAGTGCCGTCTTACAATTCAACTAATCAAACAATCTCAGATGCAACGGCACATTTTGATCCAGCCGATTTAAGAGGATTGGGACCAAGTAGAACGTTGGTGTTAATTAACGGAAAACGTAAAAATCAAAGTGCATTAGTGTATGTAAATGATACACCAGGTAAAGGTGAGGTAGGTACAGATATGAAAAGTATCCCAACAGCTGCCATTGAAAGAGTTGAGATCTTAAGAGATGGAGCTTCAGCTCAGTATGGTTCTGATGCAGTAGCTGGTGTTGTAAACATCATTTTAAAGAAAGATGTTGATTTTACTCAAGTTAATTTAAACTCAGGAGTAACTTCTAGAGGAGATGGGTTTAATGCTGATGTTGATGTAAACCATACGGTATCATTTGATAATGGAGGATTTATTAACGCTACAATAGGAGCAGCCTACCAAGACTATACAAATAGAGCTGGTGAACCAGGTAGAGATGACTTGTTTGGTGTTAATAACCAATGGACTAAAGAAAATCCAACATTAGGGATGATTGTTGGTCAGCCAGAAATGAAAAAAGGAGATTTATATTTTAATGGTGAATATCCTTTAAACGATAATACAAAACTATATGCATTTGGTGGAGGAAATATAAGACAAGGTAAAAGTTTTGCGTTGTACAGAACACCTTATTGGATTACTGATGATTTTGGTTTGTTAACTCCGTCAGGACAGACTTATAATGGATTTCAACCAACTTTTGAAACAGATATAATGGACTTAAATTTTACTGCTGGAGGTAAATTTAAGCTAGGTGATTTAAATGCAGATTTAAGTGCTACTTATGGAGGAAACTCTGTAGATTATACAATAGGGAATACAATAAACCCAAGTTTAGGAGCCAATAGTCCTACTAGTTTTGATGCTGGTGCCTATGATTTTAGTAATATAATAGGAAATTTAGATGTGAACGGAACATTTGGACAAGTGAGTGTTGGAGCTGGAATTGAGGCAAGGCAAGAGCGTTTTAAAGTGACGGCGGGTCAAGAGGAGTCATATGTAAACGGAGGTGCACAATCTTTTCCTGGTTTACAGCCTAGTAATGCTTTAAATGAAACAAGAACCAATATTGGTGCTTATGGAACCTTAGATTGGGATATTTCTGAAGCTACATTAATTGGAGGTGCAATTCGTTATGAAAACTATTCAGATTTTGGAGATAATTTTTCATGGAAGGTAAATGCTAGACAAAAAATAGGAGAGGCAGGAGTATTGAGAGCCTCGTATAGTACAGGTTTTAGAGCGCCTTCATTACATCAAGTATATTTAAGTAATGTACAAACATTAATTTCTAATAATACAATATCCAACCAAGGTACTTTTAATAACATAAGTCCTGTTATTAGAGGTTTGGGAGTAGCGCCATTATTTGCTGAAACATCTAAAAATATATCAGCAGGTATAACAGTTAAAGCATCAAGTAACTTTTCTATCTCGTTAGATTATTACAATGTAAGAGTAGATGATAGAGTATTATTTACTGGAGAAATTACCGGTGTGGATGATAATGGGAATCCTAATGCGGCGGTACAACAAGTTCTAGATGACAATAGTGTTACCAGTATTAAGTTTTTTGTTAATGCAGTGAATACAATTACACAAGGATTGGATTATACGATGCGTTTAAAAAATTTAGATTTTGCTTCTGGTAAATTAGGATTTAATGCAGCATTAAATGTAAATAGAACGGAGATAGAGGGACAGGTTAAAACTCCTGAAAGTTTAGCAAATTACAAAAACAAAATCTTTAATAGAAAAGAGCAATCGAGAATTATTAGTGCAAGACCAAATATGAAGTTCTTATTTGGAGCTAATTATAAAATTGGAGATTTAACGGCTAATATTAATAATACGTATTTCGGAGAAGTAACATGGTTACATGCATCAGATCCAAACAAAGATCAAACATTTACAGGTAAAATAGTAACAGATTTATCTATAGGATATGAGTTTTCTGATACGATCTCATTTAGGGCGCAAGTAAACAACTTATTTGATGTGTTTCCAGATGAAATTGAAACCTTAGGAGATCCTGTTACAGACTTAGGAGGAAGGTTCAGATATCCTTGGGAAGTGAATCAATTTGGATTTAACGGAATGTCTTTTAAAGGAGGACTTACGTTTAAGTTCAAATAG
- a CDS encoding UDP-2,3-diacylglucosamine diphosphatase, producing MISIRIPENKKVYFASDQHLGAPTQEASFPREQQFVRWLNKVKEDAEAIFLLGDLFDFWFEYKTVVPKGFVRVLGKLAEIRDSGIPIYFFVGNHDLWMGDYFEKELNIPVYHSPQVFKLNDKTLLIGHGDGLGPGDNGYKRMKKVFTFPLFQWMFRWLHPDLGVRLGQYMSVKNKLISGDEDAKFLGEDNEWLVQYCKRKLTTCHYDYFVFGHRHLPLDITLQENSKYINLGDWVKYFTYGEFKNNILTLKEYK from the coding sequence TTGATATCTATACGTATTCCTGAAAACAAAAAAGTTTATTTTGCTTCTGACCAACATTTAGGGGCACCTACACAAGAAGCTAGCTTTCCTAGAGAACAGCAATTTGTTCGCTGGTTAAATAAAGTTAAAGAGGATGCCGAAGCTATTTTTTTATTAGGTGATTTATTTGACTTTTGGTTTGAATACAAAACAGTTGTTCCGAAAGGTTTTGTAAGGGTTTTAGGGAAACTAGCCGAAATTAGAGACAGTGGTATTCCTATTTACTTTTTTGTTGGAAATCATGATTTATGGATGGGTGATTATTTTGAAAAAGAACTAAATATCCCTGTATATCATAGTCCACAAGTTTTTAAATTAAACGATAAAACCCTATTAATTGGTCATGGTGATGGGCTTGGCCCTGGAGATAATGGGTATAAACGAATGAAAAAAGTTTTTACTTTTCCTTTATTTCAGTGGATGTTTCGCTGGTTACATCCAGATTTAGGAGTTAGACTAGGGCAATACATGTCTGTTAAAAACAAATTAATTTCTGGAGATGAAGATGCAAAATTTTTAGGCGAAGACAATGAATGGCTTGTTCAGTACTGTAAAAGAAAACTAACTACCTGTCATTATGACTATTTTGTTTTTGGCCACAGACATTTACCACTAGATATTACTTTACAAGAAAATAGTAAATATATAAATTTAGGAGATTGGGTAAAATACTTCACTTATGGTGAATTTAAAAACAACATACTCACTTTAAAAGAATATAAATAA
- a CDS encoding nucleoside deaminase, which produces MNPFDDVYFMKKALQEAQTAFDKGEVPVGAVITFKQQIIARAHNLTETLNDVTAHAEMQAYTAAADFLGGKYLKDCTLYVTLEPCQMCAGASYWTQIGKIVYGASEPKLGFSVLNTKIHPKTKVISGVLEKECSFLLKKFFIEKRNLN; this is translated from the coding sequence ATGAATCCGTTTGATGATGTTTATTTTATGAAAAAAGCATTGCAAGAAGCTCAAACAGCTTTTGATAAAGGAGAAGTACCAGTTGGGGCAGTAATAACATTTAAGCAGCAAATAATAGCAAGAGCACACAATTTAACCGAAACATTAAATGATGTAACAGCACATGCAGAAATGCAAGCATACACAGCAGCAGCTGATTTTTTAGGAGGAAAATATTTGAAAGATTGTACGCTGTATGTTACATTAGAGCCATGTCAAATGTGTGCAGGTGCTAGTTATTGGACGCAAATAGGGAAAATAGTGTACGGAGCAAGTGAGCCTAAATTAGGGTTTAGTGTGTTAAATACCAAGATACATCCTAAAACAAAAGTAATTTCAGGTGTGTTAGAAAAAGAATGTAGTTTCTTGTTGAAGAAGTTTTTTATAGAAAAAAGAAACCTCAATTAA
- a CDS encoding methylated-DNA--[protein]-cysteine S-methyltransferase, with translation MSDTQTTYYKTPLGIAKIIGNNDGIQSVSVLDDDFTIPKNTETDLANPLVNCVLQLEEYFNGHRKEFDLKLNPKGTDFQQKVWEALLHIPYGKTRSYLEQTKKLGDIKAIRAVASANGKNPIWIIIPCHRVIGSDGSLTGYAGGVWRKKWLLEHESGSKQQTLF, from the coding sequence GTGTCTGATACACAAACTACATATTATAAAACTCCTTTAGGCATTGCCAAAATCATTGGAAATAATGATGGTATCCAGTCTGTTTCTGTTTTAGATGATGATTTTACAATCCCTAAAAATACAGAAACTGACTTAGCAAACCCTTTGGTAAATTGTGTTTTGCAACTTGAAGAGTATTTTAATGGTCATCGTAAAGAATTTGATTTAAAACTGAATCCAAAAGGCACGGATTTTCAACAAAAAGTATGGGAAGCACTTTTACATATTCCGTATGGAAAAACACGTTCTTACCTAGAACAGACCAAAAAACTAGGTGATATAAAAGCCATTAGGGCTGTAGCATCAGCCAATGGTAAAAATCCTATTTGGATTATTATTCCTTGCCATAGAGTTATTGGCTCAGATGGTTCACTAACTGGTTATGCTGGCGGTGTGTGGCGTAAAAAATGGTTATTGGAACATGAAAGTGGTAGTAAGCAACAAACTCTTTTTTAA
- a CDS encoding TatD family hydrolase: MITDTHTHLYSEQFDEDRSTMITKAKEAGVSRFFIPAIDSSYTERMLDLEQKYPDDVFLMMGLHPTSVKENYLEELALVKEWIDQRNFYAIGEIGIDLYWDKTFLPQQQEAFKTQIQWAKEKKLPIVIHCREAFDEIFEVLEEEKSDDLFGIFHCFTGTLEQAKQAISYNMKLGIGGVATFKNGKIDKFLHEIDLKHIVLETDAPYLAPTPYRGKRNESSYITNVIDKLVDIYGLSFQEISEITTKNSKDVFGV; this comes from the coding sequence ATGATTACTGATACCCATACCCATTTATACTCAGAGCAATTTGATGAAGATAGAAGCACAATGATTACTAAAGCTAAAGAAGCTGGTGTTTCTCGTTTTTTTATTCCTGCTATTGATAGTTCTTATACAGAGCGAATGTTAGACTTGGAACAAAAATATCCTGATGATGTATTTTTAATGATGGGATTGCATCCTACTTCTGTTAAGGAAAATTATTTAGAGGAACTAGCCTTAGTTAAAGAATGGATTGATCAACGTAATTTTTATGCAATTGGTGAAATTGGTATCGACTTATACTGGGACAAAACTTTTTTACCACAACAACAAGAGGCTTTTAAAACTCAAATTCAATGGGCAAAAGAGAAAAAATTACCCATAGTTATTCACTGTCGTGAAGCTTTTGATGAAATATTTGAGGTTTTAGAAGAAGAAAAAAGTGATGATTTATTCGGTATTTTCCATTGCTTCACCGGAACTTTAGAACAAGCAAAACAAGCTATTTCTTACAATATGAAATTAGGAATTGGCGGCGTAGCTACTTTTAAAAATGGAAAGATTGATAAGTTTTTACATGAAATAGATTTGAAACATATTGTTTTAGAAACTGATGCGCCTTACTTAGCTCCTACTCCATATAGAGGCAAACGAAATGAGAGTAGTTATATTACGAATGTTATAGATAAATTAGTGGATATTTACGGGTTATCTTTCCAAGAAATTTCCGAAATTACCACCAAGAATTCAAAAGACGTTTTTGGTGTCTGA
- a CDS encoding retropepsin-like aspartic protease: MASLKKVLKKKKYIKIKLKKIVTNHLELKATINGVKGRFILDTGASNSCVGIDLIDYFKLVSEESDIKAAGAGATDMETLRSDNNMLTIGKWKTQKCDLVLFDLTHVNTALTQHKAKEVHGIIGADILESGKAFIDYNKKYLYLKKPKKKKILKLSF; the protein is encoded by the coding sequence ATGGCAAGTTTGAAAAAAGTATTAAAGAAAAAGAAATACATAAAAATAAAACTCAAAAAAATTGTGACAAACCATTTAGAATTAAAAGCGACTATCAACGGTGTTAAAGGTCGTTTTATTTTAGATACAGGTGCTTCAAACTCATGCGTAGGAATAGATTTAATAGATTATTTTAAACTAGTTTCAGAAGAAAGTGATATTAAAGCAGCAGGAGCAGGAGCAACAGATATGGAAACCTTGAGGTCTGATAACAATATGCTTACCATAGGAAAGTGGAAAACTCAAAAATGCGATTTAGTACTGTTTGATTTAACCCATGTAAATACTGCATTAACCCAGCATAAAGCAAAAGAAGTACACGGAATAATTGGAGCAGACATTTTAGAAAGCGGAAAAGCATTTATAGATTACAATAAAAAATACTTGTACCTTAAAAAGCCAAAAAAGAAAAAGATTTTAAAATTGTCCTTTTAA
- a CDS encoding Lrp/AsnC family transcriptional regulator yields the protein MRLDNTDKKLLTLLQNDSKQTTKSLALQLGLSVTAVYERIKKLEKESVIKQYVALVNKNKVDKNLLVFCHIKLVKHTKEFIADFEKEIKSLHEVTECFHVSGEYDYVLKIYIKDMDSYREFMVNKVTGLKHIGSTHSVFTIGEVKNTTTISILES from the coding sequence ATGAGACTTGATAATACCGATAAAAAACTTTTGACTTTATTGCAAAACGATAGTAAACAAACTACTAAAAGCTTGGCTTTACAGTTAGGTTTATCAGTAACAGCTGTGTATGAACGGATAAAAAAACTAGAGAAAGAATCGGTTATCAAACAATATGTTGCTTTGGTAAACAAAAATAAAGTAGACAAAAATTTGTTAGTGTTTTGCCATATAAAACTAGTAAAGCATACTAAGGAGTTTATTGCTGATTTTGAAAAAGAAATTAAAAGTTTACATGAGGTTACCGAATGTTTTCATGTGAGTGGTGAATATGATTATGTTTTAAAAATATATATTAAAGACATGGATTCTTATCGAGAATTTATGGTAAATAAAGTAACGGGCTTAAAACATATAGGAAGTACTCATAGTGTTTTTACTATTGGAGAAGTAAAGAACACTACTACGATTTCTATTTTAGAGTCTTAA